One Cellulomonas taurus genomic region harbors:
- a CDS encoding SPOR domain-containing protein, with the protein MSEGFYFNVETGEVEQGKQSSWSSRLGPYDTREAAEHALATARERNAAWDEEDRRDAQD; encoded by the coding sequence ATGAGCGAGGGCTTCTACTTCAACGTCGAGACCGGTGAGGTGGAGCAGGGCAAGCAGTCGTCCTGGTCCAGTCGCCTCGGCCCCTACGACACCCGGGAGGCCGCCGAGCACGCGCTGGCCACCGCCCGGGAGCGCAACGCCGCCTGGGACGAGGAGGACCGGCGCGACGCGCAGGACTGA
- the map gene encoding type I methionyl aminopeptidase — protein MTSVHPGTVSPPRTVPRSIPRPEYVGKPGPTPFTGSDIPAPEVLDRIRVAARIAAQALQVVGEAVAPGITTDELDRIGHEFLLDHHAYPSTLGYRGFPKSLCTSVNEVICHGIPDSTVLTEGDIVNVDITAYIGGVHGDNNATFPVGEVDQESALLIERTRESLNRAIKAVQPGREFNVIGRVIEKYAGRFGYGVVRDYTGHGVGEAFHSGLIVPHYDAAPRYDRLIEPGMVFTIEPMLNLGTPDWIMWDDDWTVLTADGRRSAQFEHTLLVTETGAEILTLP, from the coding sequence ATGACGTCCGTCCACCCGGGGACAGTGAGCCCGCCCCGCACCGTGCCGCGCTCCATCCCGCGACCGGAGTACGTCGGCAAGCCCGGCCCGACCCCCTTCACGGGCAGCGACATCCCGGCGCCGGAGGTCCTGGACCGGATCCGGGTGGCCGCCCGGATCGCCGCGCAGGCGCTGCAGGTGGTCGGCGAGGCCGTCGCCCCGGGGATCACCACCGACGAGCTGGACCGGATCGGGCACGAGTTCCTGCTCGACCACCACGCCTATCCGTCCACGCTGGGCTACCGGGGCTTCCCCAAGTCGCTGTGCACCTCGGTGAACGAGGTGATCTGCCACGGCATCCCGGATTCGACGGTGCTGACCGAGGGCGACATCGTCAACGTCGACATCACCGCGTACATCGGCGGCGTGCACGGCGACAATAACGCCACCTTCCCGGTCGGCGAGGTCGACCAGGAGTCGGCCCTGCTGATCGAGCGCACCCGCGAGTCCCTGAATCGGGCGATCAAGGCGGTCCAGCCGGGCCGGGAGTTCAACGTCATCGGCCGGGTGATCGAGAAGTACGCGGGCCGGTTCGGCTACGGCGTGGTGCGCGACTACACCGGCCACGGCGTCGGCGAGGCGTTCCACTCCGGGCTGATCGTCCCGCACTACGACGCCGCGCCCCGCTACGACCGCCTGATCGAGCCGGGCATGGTCTTCACCATCGAGCCGATGCTGAACCTGGGCACGCCGGACTGGATCATGTGGGACGACGACTGGACGGTGCTCACCGCCGACGGTCGCCGGTCGGCCCAGTTCGAGCACACCCTGCTGGTCACCGAGACCGGCGCCGAGATCCTCACCCTGCCCTGA
- a CDS encoding bifunctional [glutamine synthetase] adenylyltransferase/[glutamine synthetase]-adenylyl-L-tyrosine phosphorylase translates to MSATTPRRAGSLAGRLTRAGFDDAARAERLLGDAALAGVLGCGDPDGAVPGDTAAERVADLLLPALAEAAEPDLALLALAKIAGSAGADLAPLLRDDSPARRRLIAVTGASVALGDQLAAHPEDLALMVDETPGVGVDAGVVRAELLTAVGADPTAAVPVADAVAGQPESPTDALRRAYRRRLLRIAATDLTSAEPLTLLPAVAAAIADLAAAALEAALAVARAELPDHGMSARLAVIGMGKTGGRELNYVSDVDVVYVAEPVPGADEAEALAAATRLATGLARACAGPSAEPELWPVDAALRPEGKDGPLVRTLDSHRQYYQRWAKTWEFQALLKARPLAGDLALGRAYVEAMNPMVWQAVQRENFVADSQAMRRRVENNVPAAEADRQIKLGKGGLRDVEFTVQLLQLVHGRNDESIRSGNTLTALTALAEGGYVGRDHAAELGVCYRFLRAVEHHNQVHRLRRTHLMPTAEADLRRLGRTVGLRTDAAQALTERWRQVRRDVRRLHEELFYRPLLPAVAQLSAEEASLAPEAARARLAAIGYRDPAGAVRHIAALTEGVSRRASIQRQLLPVMLGWFADGPDPDGGLLAFRRLSDDLGGTHWYLKLLRDSGTAAQRLATALSTSRYVADALRRSPESVVWLDEDAELLPRTPERLAAEADAILTRAHEPVPAVTALRALRRRELARTAVADVLGVVTGTRASRSLSTSADVLIAGALRVASAEERVARRLDADPTALLVVAMGRFGGQEMGYASDADVMFVHDPRPGADPTLAQTFAIGVATRLRSLLGAVSPEPTLEVDADLRPEGRNGPLVRSFDSYAEYYARWAEVWECQALLRARPAAGDTDLAERFVALIDPLRYPADGLDPSAVREIRRIKARVESERLPRGVDPTRHLKLGRGGIADVEWTAQLLQLLHAATVPGLRTTSTLDALAAASEAGLVDAEDAAVLTESWELASRLRDALVLWTGRVGGAQADVLPHDRQAVAGIAAVLGAPGSAAELEETWLRAARRSRAVVERVFYA, encoded by the coding sequence GTGAGTGCGACGACACCGCGACGTGCGGGTTCGCTGGCCGGACGGCTGACCCGGGCCGGGTTCGACGATGCCGCGCGGGCTGAGCGCCTGCTCGGCGACGCGGCGCTGGCCGGGGTGCTGGGCTGTGGCGATCCGGACGGAGCGGTGCCCGGGGACACCGCCGCCGAGCGGGTGGCCGATCTGCTGCTGCCCGCGCTGGCCGAGGCGGCGGAACCGGACCTGGCGCTGCTGGCCCTGGCCAAGATCGCCGGGTCGGCGGGTGCTGACCTGGCACCGCTGCTCCGGGACGACTCCCCGGCGCGCCGACGGTTGATCGCGGTGACCGGGGCGTCCGTCGCACTGGGGGACCAGCTGGCGGCGCATCCGGAGGACCTGGCGCTGATGGTGGACGAGACGCCGGGTGTCGGGGTGGACGCCGGTGTCGTGCGGGCCGAGCTGCTGACCGCGGTGGGGGCCGATCCCACCGCGGCGGTGCCGGTGGCGGACGCCGTGGCGGGTCAGCCGGAGTCACCGACCGACGCGCTGCGCCGTGCCTACCGGCGGCGGCTGCTGCGGATCGCCGCCACGGACCTGACCAGCGCCGAACCGCTCACCCTGCTGCCTGCGGTGGCGGCGGCGATCGCCGACCTGGCGGCGGCGGCCCTGGAGGCGGCGCTCGCGGTGGCCCGGGCCGAGCTGCCGGACCACGGGATGTCGGCCCGGCTCGCGGTGATCGGGATGGGCAAGACCGGCGGTCGGGAGCTGAACTACGTCTCCGACGTGGACGTGGTCTACGTCGCCGAGCCGGTGCCGGGTGCCGACGAGGCCGAGGCGCTGGCCGCCGCGACCCGCCTGGCGACCGGCCTGGCCCGGGCCTGCGCCGGTCCCTCGGCCGAACCGGAGCTGTGGCCGGTGGATGCCGCGCTGCGACCGGAGGGCAAGGACGGCCCGCTGGTGCGCACCCTGGACTCGCACCGGCAGTACTACCAGCGCTGGGCCAAGACCTGGGAGTTCCAGGCGCTGCTCAAGGCGCGCCCGCTCGCCGGGGACCTCGCGCTGGGCCGGGCCTACGTCGAGGCGATGAACCCGATGGTCTGGCAGGCGGTGCAGCGGGAGAACTTCGTCGCCGACTCCCAGGCGATGCGACGCCGGGTGGAGAACAACGTGCCAGCGGCGGAGGCCGACCGGCAGATCAAGCTCGGCAAGGGCGGACTGCGGGACGTGGAGTTCACCGTCCAGCTGTTGCAGCTCGTGCACGGCCGCAACGACGAGTCGATCCGGTCCGGCAACACCCTGACCGCGCTGACGGCGCTCGCGGAGGGTGGGTACGTCGGCCGGGACCACGCCGCCGAGCTCGGGGTCTGCTACCGGTTCCTGCGCGCGGTGGAGCACCACAACCAGGTGCACCGCCTGCGCCGGACCCATCTGATGCCGACCGCCGAGGCCGACCTGCGCCGGCTGGGCCGGACCGTCGGGCTGCGCACGGATGCCGCCCAGGCGCTGACCGAGCGGTGGCGGCAGGTGCGCCGCGACGTCCGCCGCCTGCACGAGGAGCTGTTCTACCGCCCGCTGCTGCCCGCCGTCGCCCAGCTGTCGGCGGAGGAGGCGTCCCTGGCGCCGGAGGCGGCCCGCGCCCGGCTGGCGGCGATCGGGTACCGGGACCCGGCCGGTGCCGTCCGGCACATCGCCGCGCTGACCGAGGGGGTGTCCCGCCGGGCGTCCATCCAGCGTCAGCTGCTGCCGGTGATGCTCGGCTGGTTCGCCGACGGCCCGGACCCGGACGGCGGCCTGCTGGCGTTCCGCCGCCTGTCCGACGACCTGGGCGGCACGCACTGGTACCTCAAGCTCCTGCGGGACTCCGGCACCGCCGCGCAACGGCTGGCCACGGCGCTGTCCACCTCGCGCTACGTGGCCGATGCGCTCCGGCGCTCCCCGGAGTCGGTGGTCTGGCTGGACGAGGACGCCGAACTCCTGCCGCGCACCCCGGAGCGGTTGGCGGCGGAGGCGGACGCGATCCTCACCCGGGCGCACGAGCCGGTGCCCGCGGTGACGGCGCTACGGGCCCTGCGGCGCCGGGAGCTGGCCCGCACCGCGGTCGCCGACGTGCTCGGGGTGGTGACCGGCACCCGGGCATCGCGCAGCCTGTCCACCAGCGCCGATGTCCTGATCGCCGGTGCGCTGCGGGTGGCGTCGGCCGAGGAACGGGTCGCCCGACGGCTCGACGCGGACCCGACCGCCCTGCTGGTGGTGGCGATGGGCCGGTTCGGCGGCCAGGAGATGGGCTACGCGTCGGACGCGGACGTGATGTTCGTGCACGACCCGCGCCCGGGTGCCGACCCGACCCTGGCGCAGACCTTCGCGATCGGGGTGGCGACCCGGCTGCGGTCGCTGCTCGGCGCGGTGAGCCCGGAGCCGACGCTGGAGGTGGATGCCGATCTGCGCCCGGAGGGCCGCAACGGGCCGCTGGTGCGCTCCTTCGACTCCTATGCCGAGTACTACGCCCGGTGGGCGGAGGTCTGGGAGTGCCAGGCGCTGCTGCGCGCACGCCCGGCCGCGGGGGACACCGACCTGGCCGAGCGGTTCGTGGCGCTGATCGACCCGCTGCGGTACCCGGCGGACGGGCTCGACCCGAGTGCGGTGCGGGAGATCCGGCGGATCAAGGCCCGGGTGGAGTCCGAGCGGCTGCCGCGCGGCGTCGACCCGACCCGGCACCTCAAGCTCGGCCGCGGCGGGATCGCGGATGTGGAGTGGACGGCGCAGCTGCTCCAGCTGCTGCACGCCGCGACGGTCCCCGGGCTGCGCACCACGAGCACGCTGGACGCGCTGGCGGCGGCGAGCGAGGCCGGGCTGGTGGACGCCGAGGACGCCGCGGTGCTGACCGAGTCTTGGGAACTGGCGTCGAGGCTGCGGGACGCCCTGGTGCTGTGGACCGGCCGGGTCGGCGGCGCGCAGGCCGATGTGCTGCCGCACGACCGGCAGGCGGTGGCCGGGATCGCCGCGGTGCTCGGTGCACCGGGGTCGGCGGCCGAGCTGGAGGAGACCTGGCTGCGGGCGGCGCGCCGGTCGCGGGCGGTGGTCGAGCGGGTGTTCTACGCCTGA
- a CDS encoding NAD+ synthase, giving the protein MPLRIALAQIDTCVGDLDGNTRAVLASAHKAAEAGARLVAFPEMTVTGYPIEDLALRASFRRGAESALARLAATLVDEGLGDLTVVLGMVGTRDGRPTNQAVVLHGGTVTARYDKRHLPNYGVFDEFRIFTPGHESCVIEVDGRRVGLAICEDIWQDGPVEALVGQGVELLLVLNGSPYEEGKVHQRADLATRHSATLGGIPVAYVNMVGGQDDLVFDGGSFVVAGDRVLAQSPQFVADLALWDLADAGAEQTTGKLAPPLEPDEEVYRALVTGLAGYVQKNGFRRVVLGMSGGIDSALVAAIAADALGGENVTGVSMPSRWSSDHSKDDAADLAQRIGADYRVQPIKPVVDAFEAGLPLDGVAAENLQARVRGMILMAVSNAEGHLVLATGNKTELAVGYSTIYGDAVGGYAPIKDVDKSRVWALSRWRNNHAVDRGEIPPIPENSITKPPSAELRPGQVDQDSLPPYDLLDQVLDAYVEHAEGRAELLARGFDPEVVDRVLSLVDRAEWKRRQYPLGPKVTALAFGRDRRLPITSRWREPIDPHTSTTSTEH; this is encoded by the coding sequence ATGCCACTGCGGATCGCGCTCGCCCAGATCGACACCTGTGTCGGAGACCTCGACGGCAACACCCGGGCGGTGCTGGCCTCCGCCCACAAGGCAGCCGAGGCGGGAGCACGGCTGGTCGCCTTCCCGGAGATGACCGTCACCGGCTACCCGATCGAGGACCTGGCGCTGCGCGCGTCCTTCCGGCGCGGCGCGGAGTCGGCGCTGGCCCGGTTGGCCGCCACCCTGGTGGACGAGGGCCTGGGCGACCTGACCGTGGTGTTGGGGATGGTGGGGACCCGCGACGGGCGACCGACCAACCAGGCGGTGGTGCTGCACGGTGGCACCGTCACCGCCCGCTACGACAAGCGGCACCTGCCGAACTACGGCGTCTTCGACGAGTTCCGGATCTTCACCCCGGGCCACGAGTCCTGCGTGATCGAGGTCGACGGCCGGCGGGTCGGCCTGGCGATCTGCGAGGACATCTGGCAGGACGGCCCGGTCGAGGCGTTGGTCGGCCAGGGTGTCGAGCTGCTGCTGGTGCTGAACGGGTCCCCCTATGAGGAGGGCAAGGTGCACCAGCGCGCCGACCTGGCGACCCGGCACTCCGCGACCCTGGGCGGCATCCCGGTCGCCTACGTGAACATGGTCGGCGGCCAGGACGACCTGGTCTTCGACGGCGGCTCCTTCGTGGTGGCCGGGGACCGGGTGCTGGCCCAGTCGCCGCAGTTCGTGGCCGACCTGGCGCTCTGGGACCTGGCCGACGCCGGTGCCGAGCAGACCACCGGGAAGCTCGCTCCCCCGCTGGAGCCCGACGAGGAGGTCTACCGGGCACTGGTCACCGGCCTGGCGGGCTACGTGCAGAAGAACGGCTTCCGCCGGGTGGTGCTCGGCATGTCCGGCGGGATCGACTCCGCCCTGGTCGCCGCGATCGCGGCGGACGCGCTGGGGGGCGAGAACGTCACCGGTGTCTCGATGCCCTCGCGCTGGTCGTCGGACCACTCCAAGGACGACGCCGCCGACCTTGCCCAGCGGATCGGTGCCGACTACCGGGTGCAGCCGATCAAGCCGGTGGTGGACGCCTTCGAGGCCGGGCTGCCGCTGGACGGGGTCGCCGCGGAGAATCTGCAGGCCCGGGTGCGCGGGATGATCCTGATGGCGGTGTCCAACGCCGAGGGGCACCTGGTGCTCGCCACCGGTAACAAGACCGAGCTGGCGGTGGGCTACTCCACGATCTACGGCGACGCCGTCGGTGGCTACGCCCCGATCAAGGACGTCGACAAGTCCCGGGTGTGGGCGCTGTCCCGGTGGCGGAACAACCACGCCGTCGACCGGGGCGAGATCCCGCCGATCCCGGAGAACTCGATCACCAAGCCGCCGTCGGCCGAGCTGCGGCCCGGTCAGGTGGACCAGGACTCGCTGCCGCCCTACGACCTCCTCGACCAGGTGCTGGACGCCTATGTCGAACACGCCGAGGGCCGCGCCGAACTGCTCGCTCGCGGCTTCGACCCCGAGGTCGTCGACCGGGTGTTGTCCCTGGTCGACCGCGCCGAGTGGAAGCGGCGGCAGTACCCCCTCGGCCCGAAGGTCACCGCCCTGGCGTTCGGCCGGGACCGTCGACTTCCGATCACCAGTCGCTGGCGCGAACCGATCGACCCGCACACGTCCACCACCAGCACGGAGCACTGA
- the glnA gene encoding type I glutamate--ammonia ligase, whose amino-acid sequence MDRQQEFVLRTVEERDIRFIRLWFTDVLGTLKSVAIAPAELEAAFSEGIGFDGSSIEGLTRVYEADMIAKPDPTTFQVLPWRGERHGTARMFCDILTPDGEPSLADSRNVLKRALAKASAQGFTFYTHPEVEFYLFEPSTDPNRPLVPVDQGGYFDHVPRGTAHDFRRAAITMLESMGISVEFSHHEAGPGQNEIDLRYADALTTADNIMTFRTVVKEVALEQGVFASFMPKPLADQPGSGMHTHLSLFEGDRNAFHGPGEPLELSGVARSFIAGLLKHAAEITAVTNQFTNSYKRLWGGAEAPSYICWGHNNRSALVRVPMYKPGKSNSARIEYRAVDSATNPYLAFAVMLAAGLKGIEENYQMPEGADDDVWELTDSERRAMGIDPLPATLENAIAVMESSELVAETLGEHVFDFVLRNKRQEWEDYRSQVTPYELKRFLPML is encoded by the coding sequence ATGGACAGGCAGCAGGAGTTCGTGCTCCGCACGGTCGAGGAGCGGGACATCCGCTTCATCCGTCTCTGGTTCACCGATGTGCTGGGGACGTTGAAGTCGGTGGCCATCGCGCCCGCCGAGCTGGAAGCGGCCTTCTCCGAGGGGATCGGCTTCGACGGCTCGTCGATCGAGGGGCTGACCCGGGTCTACGAGGCGGACATGATCGCCAAGCCGGACCCGACCACCTTCCAGGTGCTGCCCTGGCGCGGCGAGCGACACGGCACCGCACGGATGTTCTGCGACATCCTCACCCCGGACGGCGAGCCCTCGCTGGCCGACAGCCGGAACGTGCTCAAGCGTGCGCTGGCCAAGGCGTCGGCGCAGGGCTTCACCTTCTACACCCACCCCGAGGTGGAGTTCTACCTGTTCGAGCCGAGCACCGACCCGAACCGGCCGCTGGTGCCGGTCGACCAGGGCGGCTACTTCGACCACGTGCCGCGCGGCACCGCCCACGACTTCCGGCGGGCGGCGATCACCATGCTGGAGTCGATGGGCATCTCGGTGGAGTTCTCCCACCACGAGGCCGGGCCGGGCCAGAACGAGATCGACCTGCGGTACGCGGACGCGCTGACCACCGCCGACAACATCATGACCTTCCGCACCGTGGTGAAGGAGGTGGCGCTGGAGCAGGGGGTGTTCGCCTCGTTCATGCCCAAGCCGCTCGCCGACCAGCCGGGGTCCGGGATGCACACCCACCTGTCGCTGTTCGAGGGCGACCGCAATGCCTTCCACGGCCCGGGTGAGCCGCTGGAACTGTCCGGGGTGGCCCGCTCGTTCATCGCCGGTCTGCTCAAGCACGCCGCCGAGATCACCGCGGTGACCAACCAGTTCACCAACTCCTACAAGCGGCTGTGGGGCGGCGCCGAGGCCCCGTCGTACATCTGCTGGGGGCACAACAACCGCTCCGCGCTGGTGCGGGTGCCGATGTACAAGCCGGGCAAGTCGAACTCGGCGCGGATCGAGTACCGCGCCGTCGACTCGGCGACCAACCCCTACCTGGCGTTCGCGGTGATGCTCGCGGCCGGGCTCAAGGGCATCGAGGAGAACTACCAGATGCCGGAGGGCGCCGACGACGACGTCTGGGAGCTGACCGACTCCGAGCGTCGGGCGATGGGCATCGACCCGCTGCCCGCCACCCTGGAGAACGCCATCGCGGTGATGGAGTCCTCCGAGCTGGTCGCCGAGACCCTGGGCGAACACGTCTTCGACTTCGTGCTGCGCAACAAGCGCCAGGAGTGGGAGGACTACCGCTCGCAGGTGACGCCGTACGAGCTGAAGCGGTTCCTGCCGATGCTCTGA
- a CDS encoding AI-2E family transporter: MSTMHGHDTDDGPRLTPAERRLMRELPPHWRSPVPPRWLPRALLMIGAAVFLGLMIWRAAGLLGNVITIVVISWFIALAMEPLILWLGRHGIRRTWATGITMIGGLLLAAGMLALMGGLFISQLVDLVTSIPGYYRKLSIWLDQQFGVDVPNTSDLITTISGYGDEIGSQVLGVTSAVAGTLFTFTAVLLVVYYMASQGPKFRAAVCRYLAPHRQREVLRIWELSQDKVAGFINSRVILAAISTVATFLCLTLLGVPYALPLAVFTGLVSQFVPTVGTYIGGAAPVLVALALDPIKAVIVLVFIVAYQQVENLILTPKVSQKSLQLNPAVAFLSVLAFGALFGALGAILALPVVATIQAVSSTYLRRHELIESELLAEEPVRKKKDDEAAPTASTDQA; the protein is encoded by the coding sequence ATGTCCACCATGCACGGTCACGACACCGACGACGGCCCCCGGCTGACCCCGGCCGAACGGCGTCTGATGCGCGAGCTGCCCCCGCACTGGCGGTCACCGGTGCCGCCCCGATGGCTGCCGCGCGCGCTGCTGATGATCGGCGCCGCGGTCTTCCTCGGGCTGATGATCTGGCGGGCGGCCGGGCTGCTCGGCAACGTGATCACCATCGTGGTGATCTCCTGGTTCATCGCGCTGGCGATGGAGCCGCTGATCCTCTGGCTCGGTCGGCACGGCATCCGACGCACCTGGGCCACCGGGATCACCATGATCGGCGGGCTGCTGCTCGCGGCCGGGATGCTGGCGTTGATGGGCGGGCTGTTCATCAGCCAGCTGGTCGACCTGGTGACGTCCATCCCCGGCTACTACCGGAAGCTGAGCATCTGGCTGGACCAGCAGTTCGGCGTGGACGTGCCGAACACCAGCGACCTGATCACCACGATCAGCGGCTACGGCGACGAGATCGGCAGTCAGGTGCTCGGCGTCACCTCCGCGGTCGCGGGCACCCTGTTCACCTTCACCGCCGTGCTGCTGGTGGTCTACTACATGGCCAGCCAGGGGCCGAAGTTCCGTGCGGCGGTCTGCCGCTACCTGGCGCCGCACCGGCAGCGCGAGGTGCTGCGGATCTGGGAGCTGTCCCAGGACAAGGTCGCCGGGTTCATCAACTCCCGGGTGATCCTGGCGGCGATCTCCACCGTCGCCACGTTCCTGTGCCTGACGCTGCTCGGGGTGCCCTACGCGCTGCCGTTGGCCGTCTTCACCGGTCTGGTGAGCCAGTTCGTGCCCACCGTCGGCACCTACATCGGTGGCGCCGCCCCGGTGCTGGTCGCCCTGGCGCTCGACCCGATCAAGGCCGTCATCGTGCTGGTGTTCATCGTGGCGTACCAGCAGGTCGAGAACCTGATCCTGACCCCGAAGGTCTCCCAGAAGTCCCTGCAGCTGAACCCCGCGGTCGCCTTCCTGTCGGTGCTGGCCTTCGGCGCGCTGTTCGGCGCCCTGGGCGCGATCCTGGCGCTGCCGGTGGTCGCCACCATCCAGGCGGTGTCCTCCACCTACCTGCGGCGGCACGAGCTGATCGAGTCCGAGCTGCTGGCCGAGGAGCCGGTGCGCAAGAAGAAGGACGACGAGGCAGCGCCGACCGCCAGCACCGATCAGGCGTAG
- a CDS encoding M15 family metallopeptidase — protein MPRLMVDERPTVSSPSPGLRLTRRGRLVRTGVILALLLTVVVVLVQLTRPDPAPATPITPVATVPPTCVPTAETSQNCWPAITEGNDDRLVQSPWFTGRVLAGDVEVVLNHVAERFDATVESVDPDSSWGWGYRSVRGEGDSSEDVSATAAGGSELSNHASGTSIDLNATEHPLGADDTFSDEQVAAIHAILAEVSPVVAWGGDFTGRRDEMHFEIVGDPAAVAEVAARLTAAG, from the coding sequence ATGCCCCGGCTGATGGTGGACGAGCGCCCGACCGTGTCGTCGCCGTCCCCGGGCCTGCGGCTGACCCGGCGCGGTCGGTTGGTGCGGACCGGCGTGATCCTGGCGCTGCTGCTCACCGTCGTGGTGGTCCTCGTACAGCTCACCCGACCGGACCCCGCGCCCGCGACCCCGATCACGCCGGTGGCCACCGTGCCACCGACCTGTGTGCCCACCGCCGAGACCTCGCAGAACTGCTGGCCGGCGATCACCGAGGGGAACGACGACCGCCTGGTGCAGTCGCCCTGGTTCACCGGCCGGGTGCTCGCCGGTGACGTCGAGGTGGTGCTGAACCACGTCGCCGAGCGCTTCGACGCCACCGTCGAGTCGGTCGACCCGGACTCCTCCTGGGGTTGGGGCTACCGGAGCGTGCGCGGCGAGGGCGACAGCTCCGAAGACGTCAGCGCGACGGCGGCAGGTGGCAGCGAGCTGTCCAACCACGCCTCCGGGACCTCGATCGACCTGAACGCCACCGAGCACCCGCTGGGTGCCGACGACACCTTCAGCGACGAGCAGGTCGCCGCGATCCACGCGATCCTGGCCGAGGTGTCACCGGTGGTCGCCTGGGGCGGTGACTTCACCGGCCGCCGGGACGAGATGCACTTCGAGATCGTCGGTGACCCGGCGGCGGTGGCCGAGGTCGCCGCCCGGCTCACCGCCGCCGGGTGA
- the panB gene encoding 3-methyl-2-oxobutanoate hydroxymethyltransferase, producing MSHMPDPATTTRRVRVHHLAQAKQRGEKLTMLTAYDFAVARLFDDAGIDLLLVGDSIGNTMLGHESPIPVTVDEMLPPTRAVVRAARRAMVVADLPFGSYEASAAQALGTAVRYVKEAGAHAVKLEGGKRSAAQIRALTDAGIPVVAHLGFTPQSENTLGGHRVQGRGDEAAELLSEDALAVQEAGAVAVVLEMVPAPVAARVTEILHIPTIGIGAGPDCDGQVLVWTDMAGMGDWSPRFAKQYANIGQLLTDAARSYAAEVRGGEFPDEGHSFLD from the coding sequence ATGTCGCACATGCCCGACCCCGCCACCACCACCCGTCGCGTCCGGGTGCACCACTTGGCGCAGGCCAAGCAGCGGGGCGAGAAGCTGACCATGCTGACCGCCTACGACTTCGCGGTGGCCCGGTTGTTCGACGACGCGGGGATCGACCTGCTGCTGGTCGGGGACTCGATCGGCAACACGATGCTCGGCCACGAGTCGCCGATCCCGGTCACGGTGGACGAGATGCTGCCCCCCACCCGCGCCGTGGTCCGGGCCGCCCGGCGGGCGATGGTGGTCGCCGACCTGCCCTTCGGCTCCTACGAGGCATCCGCCGCGCAGGCGCTCGGCACCGCCGTCCGCTATGTCAAGGAGGCCGGGGCGCACGCGGTGAAGCTGGAGGGCGGCAAGCGCAGCGCGGCCCAGATCCGGGCGCTGACCGACGCCGGGATCCCGGTGGTCGCGCACCTCGGCTTCACCCCGCAGTCGGAGAACACCCTCGGCGGGCACCGGGTGCAGGGCCGCGGCGACGAGGCCGCCGAGCTGCTGAGCGAGGACGCCCTGGCGGTGCAGGAGGCCGGTGCGGTCGCCGTGGTGCTGGAGATGGTCCCGGCCCCGGTCGCGGCCCGGGTCACCGAGATCCTGCACATCCCCACCATCGGCATCGGTGCCGGGCCGGACTGCGACGGTCAGGTCCTGGTCTGGACCGACATGGCCGGGATGGGCGACTGGTCACCGCGGTTCGCCAAGCAGTACGCGAACATCGGGCAGCTGCTCACGGACGCCGCCCGGTCGTACGCGGCCGAGGTGCGTGGCGGCGAGTTCCCGGACGAGGGGCACTCCTTCCTGGACTGA